From a single Collimonas pratensis genomic region:
- a CDS encoding glycosyltransferase family 9 protein gives MYKLRFNFFHIGDQIATTAIPENVFRASGRKCIITQPQIWAFQHNPYVVFMDEAQAAEYPEISLIPDCRATQQAQHYFDSMKNMTAGSQSEYMCVNFGVSDPVLRHPRLYLHEDKKTIPHKVVVHTSGSDRTRDGEPAIRHASGEDEVRVMSDAVLGSILENYRDYELIQVGSPADKPLGGHSIDMRGQHDYWQLAGEIASAAKFIGVNSGPMHIANCYPRLEKRIVMMELPQETLRQFRPGDVRNWLFSWLDPSNMFFNKLDTDVGLTFSHRKI, from the coding sequence ATGTACAAGCTCAGATTCAACTTCTTTCATATCGGCGACCAGATCGCCACGACCGCTATTCCGGAGAATGTATTTCGCGCCAGCGGCCGCAAGTGCATCATCACGCAGCCGCAGATATGGGCGTTTCAGCATAATCCCTACGTGGTCTTCATGGACGAGGCGCAAGCTGCCGAATATCCTGAAATCAGCCTGATTCCGGATTGCCGTGCCACGCAGCAGGCGCAGCACTATTTCGACAGCATGAAAAACATGACGGCTGGATCGCAGAGCGAATACATGTGCGTGAATTTTGGCGTCAGCGATCCGGTATTGCGCCATCCCCGCCTGTATCTGCACGAAGACAAGAAAACCATCCCGCATAAGGTTGTGGTGCATACCAGCGGCTCCGACCGGACCCGCGATGGCGAGCCGGCGATCAGGCACGCGTCGGGAGAAGACGAGGTGCGCGTGATGTCGGACGCGGTGCTGGGATCTATCCTTGAAAATTACCGAGATTATGAGTTGATACAGGTCGGTTCACCTGCCGACAAGCCTTTGGGCGGCCACAGCATCGACATGCGCGGGCAGCATGATTATTGGCAACTGGCCGGCGAGATTGCCTCCGCCGCCAAATTCATCGGCGTCAACTCAGGCCCGATGCATATCGCTAATTGCTATCCGCGGCTGGAGAAGAGGATCGTGATGATGGAGCTGCCGCAGGAGACGTTGCGTCAGTTCCGTCCGGGAGACGTACGCAACTGGCTGTTTTCCTGGCTTGATCCGTCGAACATGTTTTTCAATAAGCTCGATACCGATGTCGGCCTGACCTTTTCCCATCGCAAGATATAG
- a CDS encoding phosphoethanolamine transferase has protein sequence MMPALLRRNNLFVLVTYLALSLVPFASLLFGQGIEHPLRIIVTEAALWLVIWSIFKRPAWFHWLLIPAFLALPTELYLRKFYGQGISTHHLGIIAETSPGEAMEFLGDKIWWLALILVVVVLWWALSWFAASRTRDLDLEGPSRWFGWLVLAVGLCVWLYGQEVGIQAPAGSAKDNVAGSSGVHFGKLPTWAATPLGAEPVSRTWPFGLAVRGYDFWKEREYLDDLEHKNSQFRFGAHQASHQNTRQIVVMVIGESSRYDRWSLNGYQRDTNPLLGKESNLVSFSDVITSVSATRLSVPVMVSRKPATESLKAGFAEKSFITGYKEAGFKTYWISNQMSYGKFDTPVSVFANEADVVQFLNLGGFTDTSNLDAVLLPQLQRAMADPAPKKLIVLHTLGNHWNYSHRYPKEFDKWQPSLFGIEHPAYTNLANKPALNNSYDSSIRYVDWFLAQVIDQLRDSKQLSAMMYFSDHGQTLYDGSCKIAFHGHNTQFEFHIPALMWYSDLYQKTYPDKVEQLLRHKRARMTTENVFHSLLDLADIRYPDEHLEMSFLSSKLRPHKRYVDSYGWTDYDNSTFKGDCREVIDNGKPMRQQRD, from the coding sequence ATGATGCCAGCCCTGCTCCGCCGCAATAATCTGTTTGTGCTGGTTACCTATCTGGCGCTGTCCCTGGTGCCCTTCGCCTCGCTGCTGTTCGGCCAGGGCATTGAGCATCCGCTGCGCATCATCGTGACCGAAGCGGCCCTGTGGCTGGTGATCTGGTCGATTTTCAAGCGCCCGGCCTGGTTCCACTGGCTGCTGATCCCGGCCTTCCTGGCGCTGCCGACCGAGCTGTATTTACGCAAATTCTACGGCCAGGGTATCTCCACCCACCATCTCGGCATCATCGCTGAAACCAGTCCCGGCGAAGCGATGGAGTTTCTGGGCGACAAGATCTGGTGGCTGGCGCTGATCCTTGTGGTGGTCGTGCTGTGGTGGGCGCTCAGCTGGTTCGCCGCCAGCCGCACCCGCGACCTGGATCTGGAAGGGCCTTCGCGCTGGTTCGGTTGGTTAGTGCTTGCTGTCGGCTTATGCGTCTGGCTATATGGACAGGAAGTCGGCATACAGGCGCCGGCCGGTAGCGCCAAGGACAACGTGGCAGGCAGCTCGGGGGTACATTTCGGCAAGCTGCCGACCTGGGCGGCAACGCCGCTAGGGGCGGAACCGGTCAGCCGCACCTGGCCTTTCGGGCTGGCGGTGCGCGGCTATGACTTCTGGAAAGAACGGGAATACCTGGACGACCTCGAGCACAAGAACAGCCAGTTCCGCTTCGGCGCCCACCAGGCCAGCCATCAGAACACCCGGCAAATCGTGGTCATGGTGATCGGCGAGTCGTCTCGCTACGATCGCTGGAGCCTGAACGGTTATCAACGCGACACCAATCCCCTGCTCGGCAAAGAAAGCAACCTGGTCAGTTTTTCAGACGTCATCACTTCGGTCTCGGCGACACGCCTGTCGGTGCCGGTGATGGTCTCGCGCAAGCCTGCGACCGAGAGTCTGAAGGCCGGTTTTGCCGAAAAGTCGTTCATCACTGGCTACAAGGAAGCCGGCTTCAAGACCTACTGGATCTCGAACCAGATGTCTTACGGCAAGTTCGACACACCGGTGTCGGTCTTCGCCAACGAAGCCGATGTAGTCCAGTTCCTGAACCTGGGCGGCTTTACCGATACTTCGAACCTGGACGCGGTCTTGCTGCCGCAGCTGCAAAGAGCCATGGCCGACCCGGCGCCGAAGAAACTGATCGTGCTGCACACCCTAGGCAACCACTGGAACTATAGCCACCGCTATCCCAAGGAATTCGACAAATGGCAGCCTTCCCTGTTCGGCATCGAGCATCCGGCCTACACCAACCTGGCCAACAAGCCGGCGTTGAACAATAGCTACGACAGCTCGATCCGCTATGTCGACTGGTTCCTGGCCCAGGTCATCGACCAGTTGCGCGACTCAAAGCAATTGAGCGCAATGATGTATTTTTCGGATCACGGCCAGACGCTGTACGACGGCAGCTGCAAGATCGCCTTCCACGGCCACAACACCCAGTTCGAATTCCATATCCCGGCGCTGATGTGGTATTCCGACCTCTATCAGAAAACCTATCCCGACAAGGTCGAGCAGCTGCTGCGCCACAAGCGCGCCCGCATGACTACCGAAAACGTCTTCCATTCCCTGCTCGACCTGGCCGACATCCGCTATCCGGACGAGCATCTTGAGATGAGCTTCCTGAGCAGCAAGCTGCGACCGCACAAGCGCTACGTCGACAGCTACGGCTGGACCGACTACGACAACTCCACCTTCAAGGGCGACTGCCGGGAAGTGATCGACAACGGCAAGCCGATGCGCCAGCAGCGTGACTGA
- the rpsL gene encoding 30S ribosomal protein S12, protein MPTINQLIRQPRVSAVVKSKSPALENSPQKRGVCTRVYTTTPKKPNSALRKVAKVRLTNGFEVISYIGGEGHNLQEHSVVLLRGGRVKDLPGVRYHMVRGALDTQGVKDRKQARSKYGAKRAKAAKK, encoded by the coding sequence ATGCCAACCATCAATCAATTGATTCGCCAGCCGCGCGTTTCTGCGGTCGTAAAGAGCAAATCACCAGCGCTGGAAAACAGCCCGCAAAAACGCGGCGTTTGCACCCGCGTTTATACGACAACTCCAAAGAAGCCTAACTCGGCTCTGCGTAAAGTTGCCAAAGTTCGCCTGACCAACGGTTTCGAAGTCATTTCGTACATCGGCGGTGAAGGCCATAACCTGCAAGAACATAGTGTCGTGCTGTTGCGCGGCGGCCGTGTAAAAGACTTGCCGGGTGTGCGTTACCACATGGTTCGCGGTGCACTGGATACCCAAGGCGTCAAGGATCGTAAGCAAGCACGTTCGAAGTACGGTGCAAAGCGTGCTAAGGCTGCAAAGAAATAA